A section of the Thermoanaerobaculia bacterium genome encodes:
- the glmM gene encoding phosphoglucosamine mutase, whose protein sequence is MKLFGTDGIRAEAGKFPLDAATVYRIGRVLGRLVGARTARGVVGGDTRRSTPEILAAIARGLAAEGVALENAGVVPTPAVADLVRERGAAFGVAISASHNPWRDNGIKIFAADGRKLPDAQEAAIERALPSETGLPGDEPVPAVDPALAEAYRRHVGAAAGDLGGLPVLLDCAHGAAFEVAPAIFRDAGASVEVRGASPDGTNINEGCGAMHPEALSSLAASGRYRLAAAFDGDADRLVLADETGRVLDGDDVLWILARDLHRRGELVPPVVVGTVMTNIGLEQALSTIGAALVRTPVGDRHVVRVMQERGAALGGESSGHIIQSALSTTGDGILGALSVAALVVGGTPLSALADLRKAPQVLRNLRVGRRVPLDDVVVLARAVEEAERELDGRGRVLLRYSGTEPLLRVMVEGPDRAGVEAIAERLCRVAEAELKA, encoded by the coding sequence GTGAAGCTGTTCGGCACCGACGGCATCCGCGCGGAGGCCGGGAAATTTCCCCTCGACGCCGCGACGGTCTATCGGATCGGGCGCGTTCTCGGGCGGCTCGTCGGAGCACGGACGGCCCGCGGCGTCGTCGGCGGCGACACCCGGCGGTCGACCCCGGAGATCCTCGCGGCGATCGCCCGCGGGCTCGCGGCCGAGGGCGTCGCGCTCGAAAACGCCGGCGTGGTACCGACTCCCGCGGTGGCCGACCTCGTGCGGGAGCGCGGCGCGGCCTTCGGAGTCGCCATCTCCGCGTCGCACAATCCGTGGCGCGACAACGGCATCAAGATCTTCGCCGCGGACGGACGCAAGCTCCCCGACGCGCAGGAGGCGGCGATCGAGCGGGCGCTCCCCTCGGAAACCGGGCTCCCCGGGGACGAGCCCGTCCCCGCGGTCGATCCCGCGCTGGCGGAGGCCTACCGGCGGCACGTCGGCGCCGCGGCCGGCGACCTGGGGGGACTCCCGGTGCTCCTCGACTGCGCCCACGGCGCGGCGTTCGAGGTCGCGCCGGCGATCTTCCGCGACGCGGGCGCCTCCGTCGAGGTCCGGGGGGCGTCTCCCGACGGCACGAACATCAACGAGGGATGCGGCGCGATGCACCCGGAGGCGCTCTCCTCGCTCGCCGCGTCGGGGCGGTACCGGCTCGCCGCGGCGTTCGACGGCGACGCGGACCGGCTCGTCCTCGCCGACGAGACCGGGCGCGTGCTCGACGGAGACGACGTCCTCTGGATCCTCGCGCGCGATCTCCATCGCCGGGGCGAGCTCGTCCCGCCGGTCGTCGTCGGAACGGTCATGACGAACATCGGCCTCGAGCAGGCCCTCTCCACGATCGGCGCCGCCCTCGTCCGGACGCCGGTCGGCGATCGGCACGTCGTCCGCGTGATGCAGGAGCGCGGCGCGGCGCTCGGCGGGGAGTCGTCCGGGCACATCATCCAGAGCGCGCTCTCGACGACCGGGGACGGAATCCTGGGCGCCCTCTCGGTCGCCGCCCTCGTCGTCGGCGGGACGCCGCTCTCCGCGCTGGCCGACCTCCGCAAGGCGCCGCAGGTGCTCCGGAATCTGCGGGTGGGCCGCCGCGTGCCCCTCGACGACGTCGTCGTCCTCGCCCGCGCGGTCGAGGAGGCGGAGCGGGAGCTCGACGGGCGCGGCCGGGTCCTGCTGCGCTATTCCGGGACCGAGCCGCTCCTGCGCGTCATGGTCGAGGGGCCGGACCGGGCGGGCGTCGAGGCGATCGCCGAGCGGCTGTGCCGGGTGGCGGAGGCGGAGCTGAAGGCGTAG
- the folP gene encoding dihydropteroate synthase, whose translation MEWRDVLDGRVLPVLMGIVNVTPDSFSDGGLFLAPDAAVDHGLRLAEEGAAILDVGGESTRPPVYGAAREVSGDEEIRRVVPVVEALRRGTAVPVSVDTRKARVARAALSAGASILNDVTALRHDPESAAVAADAGAAVVLMHMRGTDPRTMQNDLFYSAPIEEIAVHLSDAAARARAAGIPDERIALDPGLGFGKSAAHNLLLVARLARFSEPGFPVVVGASRKGFTARYSGVPREAPPRLRLAGSLACAAAAAERGASVLRVHDVGATARFLAALRAGSPGSDAAAEAGASREAYAAMEAAIAASAAEDRDDAG comes from the coding sequence GTGGAGTGGCGCGACGTCCTCGATGGCCGGGTTCTGCCCGTCCTCATGGGCATCGTCAACGTGACGCCCGATTCGTTCTCGGACGGCGGCCTTTTCCTCGCACCGGACGCCGCCGTCGATCACGGTCTTCGGCTGGCCGAGGAGGGGGCGGCCATCCTCGACGTCGGCGGCGAATCGACGCGGCCGCCGGTCTACGGGGCTGCCCGGGAGGTTTCCGGGGACGAAGAGATCCGGCGCGTGGTCCCGGTGGTCGAGGCGCTCCGGCGAGGGACGGCGGTGCCGGTTTCCGTCGACACGCGGAAAGCGCGGGTCGCCCGGGCCGCGCTTTCCGCGGGCGCGTCCATCCTCAACGACGTCACGGCTCTCCGCCACGACCCGGAATCCGCCGCCGTCGCGGCCGACGCCGGCGCCGCCGTCGTTCTGATGCACATGCGGGGAACCGATCCGCGCACGATGCAGAACGATCTCTTCTATTCCGCGCCGATCGAGGAGATCGCGGTCCACCTCTCCGACGCGGCGGCGCGCGCGCGGGCGGCCGGCATCCCGGACGAGCGGATCGCCCTCGATCCCGGTCTCGGATTCGGCAAGAGCGCCGCCCACAATCTGCTCCTCGTCGCGCGCCTCGCGCGGTTCTCCGAGCCGGGCTTCCCGGTCGTCGTCGGTGCGTCGCGCAAGGGCTTCACGGCGCGGTACTCCGGCGTTCCTCGGGAGGCTCCCCCGCGGCTCCGGCTCGCCGGATCGCTCGCCTGCGCGGCCGCGGCCGCCGAACGCGGCGCGTCGGTCCTCCGCGTCCACGACGTCGGCGCGACGGCCCGGTTTCTCGCCGCTCTCCGGGCGGGCAGTCCGGGCTCCGACGCGGCCGCCGAGGCCGGCGCGTCGCGGGAGGCGTACGCCGCGATGGAGGCGGCGATCGCCGCGTCCGCGGCGGAGGATCGCGACGATGCGGGCTAG
- the cdaA gene encoding diadenylate cyclase CdaA, whose amino-acid sequence MIPTVTSRVGMLSRLHFTWRDAIEIVVVAVIIYNLLLLIRGTRAVQMILGLLAILAVYWLALLLKLPTLRGVLKEVLFYLPFAVIVLFAADIRRALQQFGRNPLVAFFNAPQTEDLVTDVVLAATSLAAKRIGALIVLERRDGLKTYIENGVRLDAAVSYELLVNLFVPGTPLHDGAVIVANHRIASASSFLPLTQRTGLPKEYGTRHRAAIGISEETDALTIVVSEERGTIGLARDGRLTDGLDGKALREILSHLASGGAPEGSIA is encoded by the coding sequence ATGATCCCGACGGTGACCTCGCGGGTCGGAATGCTGTCGCGGCTCCACTTCACGTGGCGCGATGCGATCGAGATCGTCGTCGTGGCCGTCATCATCTACAACCTCCTCCTTCTGATCCGCGGCACCCGCGCCGTCCAGATGATCCTGGGCCTCCTCGCGATCCTGGCGGTCTACTGGCTCGCGCTCCTGCTGAAGCTCCCGACGCTCCGGGGCGTGCTGAAGGAAGTCCTCTTCTACCTGCCGTTCGCGGTGATCGTGCTCTTCGCCGCCGACATCCGCCGCGCGCTGCAGCAGTTCGGCCGCAATCCCCTCGTCGCGTTCTTCAATGCGCCGCAGACGGAGGACCTCGTCACCGACGTGGTCCTCGCGGCGACGTCGCTCGCCGCCAAGCGGATCGGCGCCCTGATCGTCCTGGAGCGCCGCGACGGACTGAAGACGTACATCGAAAACGGCGTTCGGCTCGACGCCGCGGTCTCGTACGAGCTCCTCGTCAACCTCTTCGTGCCGGGAACGCCGCTCCACGACGGCGCGGTGATCGTCGCGAATCACCGGATCGCGTCCGCCTCCTCGTTCCTCCCGCTGACCCAGCGGACCGGCCTTCCGAAGGAGTACGGCACCCGGCACCGCGCGGCCATCGGGATCTCGGAGGAGACCGACGCCCTGACGATCGTCGTCTCCGAGGAGCGGGGCACGATCGGACTCGCGCGCGACGGCCGGCTCACGGACGGGCTCGACGGTAAAGCGCTTCGGGAGATCCTGTCGCACCTCGCTTCGGGCGGCGCGCCGGAGGGGTCGATCGCGTGA
- a CDS encoding CdaR family protein has protein sequence MKRRLFENLGWKLLALALAGFLWFSLSGQRRQRISERGYVIPLTVVNVPANMVIASPVPDTVDVRLRGPFDAIRIADPAKMEAVMDFSDAPGGERIYKLGGDDINAPEDLEVVSISPPTVRVRLERLAQKQVRIAARFSGGDASRFAARVDPPSARIAGPESEVARTDAVPTDPISLAGRSGDFTASATLAAEPNIRILEPKGVVAVHVRWKSGP, from the coding sequence GTGAAGCGGCGGTTGTTCGAAAACCTCGGCTGGAAGCTCCTCGCGCTGGCGCTCGCCGGGTTCCTCTGGTTCTCCCTCTCCGGGCAGCGCCGCCAGCGCATCTCCGAGCGCGGCTACGTGATTCCCCTGACGGTCGTGAACGTCCCGGCGAACATGGTGATCGCCTCGCCGGTTCCGGACACCGTCGACGTCCGCCTGCGCGGCCCCTTCGACGCGATCCGGATCGCCGACCCCGCGAAGATGGAGGCGGTGATGGATTTCTCGGACGCGCCCGGAGGCGAACGCATCTACAAGCTCGGCGGCGACGACATCAACGCCCCCGAGGATCTCGAGGTCGTGTCGATCTCTCCGCCGACCGTCCGCGTGCGGCTCGAGCGGCTCGCGCAGAAGCAGGTCCGGATCGCCGCCCGGTTCAGCGGCGGCGACGCGTCGAGGTTCGCGGCCCGCGTCGACCCTCCGAGCGCGCGCATCGCCGGCCCGGAGAGCGAGGTCGCCCGCACCGACGCCGTTCCGACCGACCCCATCTCGCTCGCGGGCCGGAGCGGGGACTTCACCGCCTCGGCGACGCTCGCGGCGGAGCCGAACATCCGCATCCTCGAGCCGAAGGGAGTCGTCGCGGTGCACGTGCGCTGGAAATCCGGCCCGTGA